TTTACCCTCTTGTGGAAACATCATTTGTATCGTTTTGAATACTTTGCCGTCTTTGAGGGTGACTCTCAGGGTTCCTCCTTCACCTTTCCTCAATATCCTGGTGTGTCTTGACCTATCTTGGCCAGTGCTTCATCTCTCAGTctcgttcctgtaaagcctgcttctcagactctgtcatttcgagGTGCCTTCCTCACCTCCTGGCCGTTTTATGACTACCAACCAATGGTAGTGGGGCTCCTGCTGTGAAAACGTTGTTTGTATTCTTGTGAATATTTCCCGTCTTTGAAGGTGGCTCACAGTATTCGTCCCTACTCCCTTCTTTGGTATCCTTGCGTGTCTCCTCCTGTCTTGGCCGGTGCTTTCTCTCACAATCCTGTtttcataaagcctgcttctcagactctgtcaatTCGTGGCACCTTCCTCACCTCCTCTCCCCTTTATGACTATCACTAATGATAATTGGACTCTCTTTAACCTCTGTGAAAATGTCATTCGTAGTCATGTGAATATTTCCCGTCTTTGAGGGTGACTCTCAGTGTTCCTCTTTCACCTTTCttcagtatccttgtgtgtctcaacctGTCTTAGCCAGCACTTCCCTCTCCTGATCGCTTTCCCGTGAAGTCTGCTTCTCATTTCAAGATGCGTTGCTTGCCCCCATCTGCTTTTTAAGTGCCACTGATAGTAGATGAGACCCCTATTGCTCTCTGTGAAAACATCAGTCATATTATTTGCAAATATGTCCCgtgtttgaaggcgactctcagtacTCTGGCTACGTCTTTCCTTGGTATCGTTGAGTATGTCAACCTCTCTtgcctggtgctttctgtcttgatCCTGTTTGAGTGACCAACCAATGTGAAACTGACCAATCGGATTCTTCAAATGGACTAGACACAGactgtagtgttttattatataatagataaaacaCTTCTGGAAAACACTCTCATGAATGAAAATTGTGGTCAAACTCAATCcagcatttgaattgtagactTCCCCGTTCCATCATTAGtcgttacatttatattcatatccacaaCTGGAGCACCTCAGGTCTGTGAAGCTGCACGGGTGAATTGACCTCCCGCTTGCCAAAGCATCTCAGATGTGCATGTTATATAACTCCtgtgtggctctgaggctagggatctgcactggcaatcggaaggttgccggttcgaatcccgtaaatgccaatagggactctgctctgttgggcccttcagcaaggtccttaacctgcaattgctgagcgctttgagtagtgagaaaagcgctatataaatgcaaagaattattattattattaaacaatggcaaaggtgtgaggcctccaaaatcgAGGCAAAAACACAGCCCAGCCCAAAACTAAGCCTCACCCCAGGGGAGCCTGACCCTGAAAAACTGGGATGCATCAGACAATGAGAGCTTGTGTGATGCTTAGGAATGTCCCAggatatagaaataaatgtcttACTATGGAgagaaaaccacaaaaaaaaaaactcaggacGTGAGACAGATCCATGAAAAGGTTTAtggtacaaaataaagcaaaaaagctcaaaagagcaaacaaaaaggcaaaaggaGTCACCAAAAAGGCAACCTGACAGCAAAGAATAATCGCTGGACATGGTGTAACATTTGAGGTGCCAACCTGGTCACAATCCCATTTAATAACTGGCAGTCAAATTATAAAAAGAGAGCTGCGTGGGACACAAAGCAAAGCAGTTGTGCACCCCTCACACGTCTTGTCGGCGGTCACAGAGAGCTTGGTCTCGCTATACTTCTTGGGTAATAAGACGACTTCCGTAGCTTAGCTTCACGTTTCCATTGGTTAAAAGCCGGGGCAGGGGGTGGAGATGTCATCTCCTGATGATAACCCCACGCTGTTGAGGTAACACAGTTAGCGCCCCCTCCTGGCTGCTGGTGGTATTGCTCAGGTTGTCTCAGCCTTCTGGGAGGTCCCCAAACATGCATGCGTGACAATGTTTATTttactaaaattaaataataatttggactaacacataataaataattgaaatgacTACTTGTTATACAATGTGTAAACAAGTAACACAAGTGCAAATAATCGGATCCGTTAAGCCTTTGTTAATAAGATAATCCCGTGTttacactttgattttcaggagcTCTTTTATTTTAGATATTAACGGTTTCTTCCTAGTTGCACTTTGCCACGTTTGACATTCTTCTGACCTGttaggagagagagaaaaaaaaacaaaagttcccACTTTAATGATTAGCCAGAGTGAGAACTTCCTCCGCCCCGCGCTCAGAGCTATGCAGTCAGGCCGGCCGTGCCCAGCGTGTAGCCAAAGGTCCCCTGACTGCTTTGTTTCCTTTACCTTTTGTCTTTTCAGTTCTTGTCTGAGCCACCATGAAGAGAGGACACAAGTTTAAAGCAAAGCTGCAAAGTGAAGACGAGTCCAGAATTGTGGACGTTCACGAAGAAGTCAGAGACCCCCTGTCAGGGCTGAATACCTCCAACGACGGGCAAAGGGGGGAGGCCGAGAAAAGCAGGCGGTCAGCAAAACATGTTCACTTTGCCTTCCTACCTGATAAGTATGAGCCtttggaagaagaagatgaagaaaaggaaacacGTAAAGCGGAGAAAAaacacaagaagaagaagaaatacaaaaagtATCGGAaggtaaaaaatatgttttttttaattagattttaaaGTACAATAGAAACACAATTTCATCAGATTAAGTCTAAACATTCTGATGCCATAAAATGGAAAATAGCGTTACAGTTATGAAAATATTGGCAGCGTAGTGTTGAAATATTCAGCCCTGCCGTCCTTGGCTTGAATCTCAGTTTGTGTGAAGTTACAGCAGCTCAGGTGCTTCATATGTCACCCCACGTACCAAAGACCACTCGTGACCGACCTGCTAAGGTGAATGAGTGTGGGCGATTGGGCATGCTTGCCCGGGCACCCTGATGAGCACCCCGTCCCGAAAGAATGCTGGGCAAGTGACAGATATTTAGCTCCACCTGTAATGTTGTCTTcatccattctttttctgaaCCAGTGGATCAAGaaagtattcattttgttatactgTGCATGGACACACAGGCCTCTTTACTGGCAGCAGCTCCATCCTGGAGTGTTCTTGGGGTTGACCTGACAAGCTTCACTCACCCAAATATGGGGATTTtcttcgctgcagatcatctcaagATCtgccaggttggatggagaccactgATGAACGGCTCTTGTCAGGTCTGAGTTCAAGTCTGACATCtttgctgggccactcaaggacattcccagtgttgtccctaagccactcctgtgtcgTCTTTGTTTTGTCATGTTGGAAGTCTGAGCTCCAGTACTTTTCAACGTTCAGCTTTCCCTCTACCCTGTCTATtgtccatgtgaatttccccttgggattaataaagtattttatctatctatctatctatctatctatctatctatctatctatctatctatctatctatctatctatctatctatctatctatctatctatctatctatctatctatctatctgctctcccagtccctgatgacgccaccaccatgcttcacctttGGATGGTACTGCACAGATGACGGGCATTGCCTGGCATGTTGCATGGATTTGAGGCCAGGTTTGGTCAGAGCAGAGAATCTTggttctcacagtctgagagtcctttaggtgtcaTTTCTGTACACTCTAAGTGGGccttcatgtgccttttactaaggagaggtGTTCTGTCTGGCCCTTCTGCCCTAAAGCCCAGGCTGGTGGGGTGTTGCTGTAGTGGGagcccttctggaagtttctcccatctccgcACACATATTCTCTGAGTTCTTGGTCTCTTCCCTTCCCATGATTGAAAGTCAGGCTGGGTGGTCAGCTCTGGGAACAGTCGTGGTTGTTCCAGATCTCTTCCACTAAAGAGTTATGGAGGCGTCTGTGCTGTTGGAAAACTTCAGTGCTTCCCCACATTATTAGCTTTGTAAAATGGCAAAAGCCTGCTGACTGTGATCAAAACACTTTGCTCTGCAGAGATTATTTTCTCCTTTATTTGTGCTCCAAATGCAGCCCAATTGGGGATGAAGaatatacattattttgttttaactagCATAGCAAAAAGCCCAGTTTGTTAAAACAGGCTTAATGGTATGATGCCATGTCCATCTGTTTTGATCATGTCATGGAATTATGAATCTCTGTTCACCAAAAAATGCCTTACATCCGTCTTTCTTTGTGTTTCCTGTTGCTTTTCTTCGTTACACATTCTGGCCCTGGTATGGACACTACATGATGTGATGCCCACATATATGCCGCATGATTTACTGCCTTATGTCGGCCTCTTGGTGACCCCTAACGACATTACACTAAGTCACGGACACCAGGAGGAGAGATGTTTTATTGCTTTGTATATTGTGCTGGCTGTGTGACCCATCTAGGAcaggttgaaatttaagtaatcaacaaagaCCTCAGCGTTACCGTTTGCATTGCACCCTGTAAAGGGCATTATATGCCATTCGAaatgggatttgttaaagcagtgctactgtttgtgatgcgtcatctgttggaatgacaaacgcacttccttttattactacaaatgtttgtactgagccatctgttggaatgacatgcaatgcattttattactacaaatgtttgaactacaccatctgttggaatggaaaatgcaatgcattttactactacaaatgtttgtgatgtgccatctgttggaatagcaaatgcattttattactacaaatgtttatgatgtgtcaTCTTTTGGGATGACAGAAACACAGTCACCaggtggacacacagacagacactcggacacttatccttttattaaggtggatgaagGCCTGAATCAACAGGTACAGGAACAGATGCCAGACAGAAGGCCAAGCATAACCAGCCCTGGGATTTCAGGTGGGAGTTCAGGCAAAAGCATCTCTTGAATTACTCAAAGATTGtaaatataatggaaggacaacgCGGAGTACACCCTAAAAGAGCCCTAAAAAATATTCctcaaatgtaataataataattataataattctttgcatttgtatagcgcttttctcactactcaaagcactcagcaattgcaggttaagggccttgctcaagggcccaacagagcagattccctttttggcattttacggaaTTCGAACTGTCAAccatccgattgccagtgcagatccctagccacagaAATGTGTAACTGCTGAGGCTGATGTTGAGGTCAGTGCAGGGATTTTGT
The sequence above is drawn from the Erpetoichthys calabaricus chromosome 15, fErpCal1.3, whole genome shotgun sequence genome and encodes:
- the LOC114665941 gene encoding uncharacterized protein C1orf115-like, which gives rise to MKRGHKFKAKLQSEDESRIVDVHEEVRDPLSGLNTSNDGQRGEAEKSRRSAKHVHFAFLPDKYEPLEEEDEEKETRKAEKKHKKKKKYKKYRKNVGKALRFGWRCLVLGLQGFTAGYSAPFTSASTLIPEKR